A section of the Leptospira kobayashii genome encodes:
- a CDS encoding ExbD/TolR family protein: MIKLKKKQELEEISAASMSDIAFLLLVFFMVTAVFFVKEGLNISLPRKQSEAQPFLRKNVYEILVTQDRFKMRNPSFGTKEYTDLKEFRDDLNKMEIPDLPNKLALIVTTGDTKYAKMLDALSAVQLRGFEKISVRKKQ, translated from the coding sequence ATGATTAAGCTTAAGAAGAAACAAGAGTTAGAAGAAATCTCTGCGGCATCCATGTCGGATATCGCATTTTTGCTCTTGGTATTTTTTATGGTGACTGCGGTATTTTTTGTAAAGGAAGGATTGAATATCAGCCTTCCCCGCAAACAATCAGAAGCACAACCTTTCCTCCGAAAGAATGTGTATGAAATTTTAGTCACACAAGATCGTTTTAAAATGAGAAATCCTTCTTTCGGAACCAAAGAATATACGGATCTGAAAGAATTCCGTGATGATCTCAACAAAATGGAAATCCCCGATCTTCCCAATAAACTAGCGTTAATTGTTACTACGGGAGATACAAAGTATGCCAAAATGTTGGATGCTTTGTCAGCAGTGCAATTGCGCGGATTTGAAAAAATCTCAGTGAGAAAAAAACAATAA
- a CDS encoding cobalamin-binding protein, whose protein sequence is MSAPERIICLTEEPTELLYLLGEEDRIVGISAYTVRPPHAKKEKPKVSAFISGNIKKIESLKPDLVIGFSDIQGQLAKDLIERGLNVLIFNQRSIAEIFSNMIILGNIVGKNKEVTTLVDSWKKQTDSLREYSNKLSDKPGVFFQEWDEPIITGIKWVSEAIEIAGGKDVFSHLQDEKLAKNRIIQANDVAEKNPDIIVGSWCGKPMDWEWVRNKPEWQSTTAIQKDKIFELDPSIILQPGPALFLEGIPKLKEIFTSN, encoded by the coding sequence TTGTCCGCACCCGAAAGAATCATCTGCCTTACGGAAGAACCTACCGAACTTCTTTACTTACTGGGAGAAGAAGATCGAATCGTGGGAATCTCCGCCTATACCGTCAGACCTCCTCATGCAAAGAAAGAAAAACCGAAAGTATCCGCATTTATTAGCGGGAATATAAAGAAAATAGAGAGCTTAAAACCGGATCTTGTCATAGGATTTTCCGATATCCAGGGTCAACTCGCCAAAGATCTCATTGAACGAGGATTAAACGTTCTTATCTTCAATCAAAGATCCATTGCGGAAATTTTTTCAAATATGATCATTTTGGGAAACATAGTCGGCAAAAATAAAGAAGTCACAACGCTCGTAGATTCTTGGAAAAAACAAACGGATTCATTACGGGAATATTCAAACAAACTTTCAGACAAACCGGGAGTATTTTTTCAGGAATGGGATGAACCGATTATAACAGGAATTAAATGGGTAAGTGAAGCCATTGAGATTGCCGGTGGCAAAGATGTCTTCTCCCATCTACAAGATGAAAAGTTAGCCAAAAACAGGATCATTCAAGCAAACGATGTGGCTGAAAAAAATCCGGATATCATCGTAGGCTCCTGGTGTGGCAAACCGATGGATTGGGAATGGGTTCGCAACAAACCGGAATGGCAATCCACAACTGCCATTCAGAAGGATAAGATTTTCGAATTGGACCCGAGCATTATTTTACAACCAGGCCCTGCTCTTTTTTTGGAAGGAATCCCGAAACTGAAAGAGATCTTCACCTCCAACTAA
- a CDS encoding MotA/TolQ/ExbB proton channel family protein, whose translation MNFPFKKTVAKGSVSFAIAMIAIFSLVENIQAQANPTPNAETTNPTTTETAPAAPVVEKPAAEAPKAESEIGLISLFVTGGWSMWPLLLSSIVGFGVIFERLYFFFTSKLVRKGFNQDLQDAIDASGLKGAQDFLEQNKGQKITDVLANGMEVSQEDPEIFASGVEREASEVITLLEKGLTVLSAVSTIAPLVGFLGTVSGMINAFDAIANADQVNAKVVAGGIKEALITTAAGLIVAIPAMTFYQYLQGKVGFFTSEVEEAANKIYKEYLKLKAGKKA comes from the coding sequence ATGAACTTTCCATTCAAAAAGACTGTAGCGAAAGGCTCAGTATCTTTTGCCATTGCGATGATCGCAATTTTTTCCCTAGTAGAAAACATCCAAGCACAAGCGAATCCAACACCTAATGCGGAAACTACGAATCCTACAACAACCGAAACTGCACCTGCTGCACCGGTAGTTGAAAAACCGGCAGCCGAAGCTCCTAAAGCCGAGTCTGAAATCGGGCTTATCTCTTTATTTGTAACCGGTGGATGGTCCATGTGGCCTCTGTTACTCTCTTCCATCGTTGGATTCGGAGTAATTTTCGAAAGATTGTATTTTTTCTTCACTTCCAAGTTGGTTCGCAAAGGATTCAACCAAGACTTACAAGATGCGATCGACGCTTCCGGTTTGAAAGGTGCTCAAGATTTCCTGGAACAAAACAAAGGACAAAAGATTACGGACGTACTTGCAAACGGTATGGAAGTATCTCAGGAAGATCCTGAAATTTTCGCATCCGGTGTGGAAAGAGAAGCGAGTGAAGTCATTACCTTACTCGAAAAAGGATTAACCGTTTTATCCGCAGTATCTACAATTGCTCCTCTCGTAGGATTCCTAGGAACCGTATCCGGTATGATCAACGCATTCGATGCGATTGCAAACGCGGATCAAGTCAATGCGAAAGTGGTTGCCGGTGGTATCAAGGAAGCACTTATCACTACTGCGGCCGGTTTGATTGTTGCGATTCCTGCAATGACGTTCTACCAATACTTGCAAGGTAAAGTTGGATTTTTTACTTCCGAAGTAGAAGAAGCTGCAAACAAAATCTATAAAGAATACCTTAAACTCAAAGCCGGAAAAAAAGCATAA
- a CDS encoding ExbD/TolR family protein, producing MMLRKKKVPPSVPVSSMADIAFLLLVFFMVTSVLDSDPDLPISLPDVPGGEQLNKKIANLYLSADAKRTVYFNSVERPLNEALSEIRAKLMVTPDMKVLIHADENLTYAEIDSVFESLKEIGALKISLVTKTTQGGGLKGK from the coding sequence ATAATGTTACGCAAGAAAAAAGTACCTCCTTCCGTACCAGTGAGTTCGATGGCCGATATCGCATTTCTATTGCTCGTATTTTTTATGGTGACATCCGTGCTCGACTCCGATCCGGATCTCCCTATCAGCCTTCCAGATGTACCCGGCGGAGAACAATTAAACAAAAAGATTGCAAACCTCTATCTAAGTGCGGATGCAAAAAGAACGGTATATTTCAATTCAGTAGAACGCCCATTAAACGAAGCTCTCAGTGAAATCAGAGCCAAACTTATGGTGACCCCTGATATGAAAGTCCTTATCCATGCGGATGAAAATCTTACTTATGCGGAAATTGATTCCGTATTCGAATCTTTGAAAGAAATCGGTGCTTTGAAAATCTCTCTTGTAACCAAGACCACTCAAGGTGGCGGTCTCAAAGGTAAATAA
- a CDS encoding M949_RS01915 family surface polysaccharide biosynthesis protein, whose product MKKRQIFFLLTILILGFSIRSEGILLTTKVSSNQLPKNITYSGKLIEARKWKDSQGEHLLLLTETGAIPSPKGTDESARDAELFAFHYLGTKGSFQQTWKVYDFIKDCPLDLEANFLKDEFVVTDLNKDQISEIWLTYVTSCRGDVSPSTMKVIMYESGKKHAMRGRTRVKVSETDWDGGDFIFDKAFGDGPASFRNFGADLWHKLTSESSQ is encoded by the coding sequence ATGAAAAAAAGGCAGATATTCTTTTTACTAACGATTTTGATTTTAGGATTTTCCATCCGTTCCGAAGGAATTTTATTAACAACTAAAGTTTCCTCAAACCAACTACCAAAGAACATCACTTATTCCGGCAAACTGATCGAAGCCAGAAAATGGAAAGATTCCCAAGGAGAACATCTGCTTCTATTAACGGAAACAGGTGCAATTCCTTCACCCAAAGGAACGGATGAATCCGCAAGAGACGCGGAACTTTTTGCATTCCATTACCTCGGAACAAAGGGATCATTTCAACAAACCTGGAAAGTGTATGATTTTATAAAAGACTGTCCTTTGGATTTGGAAGCTAACTTCTTAAAAGATGAATTCGTTGTAACGGATCTCAACAAAGATCAAATCAGTGAAATTTGGCTTACCTATGTAACTTCCTGTCGCGGGGATGTAAGCCCGTCTACGATGAAGGTAATTATGTACGAATCGGGTAAAAAACACGCTATGCGAGGTCGAACACGAGTTAAAGTTTCCGAAACGGATTGGGACGGAGGAGATTTTATTTTTGACAAAGCCTTCGGAGACGGACCTGCAAGCTTTCGCAATTTCGGTGCCGATCTATGGCATAAATTAACAAGCGAATCTTCCCAATAG
- a CDS encoding alpha-ketoglutarate-dependent dioxygenase AlkB family protein gives MNLFPSETLTNLLPYEGIVHYYGKVLDTDQANRYFDTLFKTIEWKNDEAIIFGKHIITKRKAAWYGDNEYQYTYSGTTKQALLWTKELLELRRIVEDISETKFNSCLLNLYHDGEESMSWHSDDEKSLGLNTVIASLSLGAERKFSFKHKNTKQSFSIYLENGSLLVMKGSTQTNWNHSLPKSKKIIQPRINLTFRTIIDF, from the coding sequence ATGAATCTTTTTCCTTCGGAAACCTTAACGAATTTATTACCTTATGAAGGTATCGTCCATTATTACGGAAAGGTTTTGGATACGGATCAGGCAAATCGATATTTTGATACATTATTCAAAACCATAGAATGGAAAAACGATGAAGCGATTATTTTCGGAAAACACATTATTACGAAAAGAAAAGCGGCATGGTATGGAGACAATGAATATCAATATACGTACTCCGGAACCACCAAACAAGCGCTCCTTTGGACGAAAGAACTTTTGGAACTCAGAAGGATAGTAGAAGATATTTCCGAAACAAAATTCAATTCCTGTTTGTTGAATTTATACCATGACGGAGAGGAAAGTATGTCTTGGCATAGCGATGATGAAAAATCGTTAGGTCTCAATACTGTGATTGCTTCGCTCAGTTTGGGTGCGGAACGGAAATTTTCATTCAAACATAAGAATACAAAGCAATCCTTTTCCATCTATCTTGAAAACGGGAGTTTGCTTGTGATGAAAGGAAGCACACAAACCAATTGGAATCATTCCTTGCCGAAATCGAAAAAGATCATCCAACCCAGAATCAACCTAACATTCAGAACGATTATTGATTTTTAG
- a CDS encoding MIP/aquaporin family protein: MSELIGEFLGTFVLILLGNGVVAGALLEHSKAKNGGWIVITAGWAFAVVFGIFVAKAFGSPGAHLNPAVTLSVAIQSGNFENLIPFSAAQISGAFLGSVFVYLHYLPHWKKTADKSAILAIFSTEPAISHSLSNFISEALGTAVLILGIHSIFSETNTGLTPAFGAFLVGILVWAIGLSMGGTTGYAINPARDLGPRLAHWILPIPNKGKSGWKYAWIPIIAPFTGAAVAALFLKLFG, translated from the coding sequence ATGAGCGAATTGATCGGTGAATTTTTAGGTACGTTCGTTTTGATACTATTGGGAAACGGAGTGGTCGCAGGAGCTCTTCTGGAACATTCCAAAGCAAAAAACGGCGGTTGGATTGTGATCACCGCAGGTTGGGCTTTTGCAGTTGTTTTCGGGATTTTTGTGGCAAAAGCTTTCGGAAGCCCCGGAGCGCACTTAAATCCGGCAGTGACTTTATCCGTTGCCATCCAATCCGGAAATTTTGAAAATCTAATTCCCTTTTCGGCTGCGCAGATATCGGGAGCCTTTCTCGGTTCGGTATTTGTATACTTGCATTATCTACCTCATTGGAAAAAAACCGCAGACAAGTCTGCGATCCTTGCGATCTTTTCTACGGAACCCGCCATTTCACATTCTCTTTCCAATTTTATCAGTGAAGCTTTGGGAACGGCTGTACTTATTTTAGGAATTCATTCCATCTTTTCGGAAACTAATACCGGTTTAACGCCTGCCTTTGGCGCTTTTTTGGTAGGGATTCTGGTTTGGGCGATCGGTCTTTCTATGGGAGGTACCACAGGTTATGCGATCAATCCTGCAAGAGATTTAGGACCTAGGCTTGCCCATTGGATTTTACCGATTCCCAATAAAGGAAAATCAGGTTGGAAGTATGCCTGGATTCCAATCATAGCACCTTTCACAGGTGCAGCGGTAGCGGCATTGTTTTTAAAGTTGTTCGGATAA
- a CDS encoding phasin-related domain-containing protein has translation MEKQITDILNAGIGLFQSGKEGLDKAKTQLEASYNELVSKGALDNTEGSVKIRQSVDKILTDIKEFSSVAGKNYEETRVKIVENYNKISDEIKSRMPEGKIESVKAKINEVAESIKKAGATSAKA, from the coding sequence ATGGAAAAACAAATAACAGACATTTTGAACGCAGGAATCGGACTTTTTCAGTCTGGAAAAGAAGGTTTAGACAAAGCTAAAACTCAACTAGAAGCATCTTATAACGAACTTGTTTCGAAAGGCGCTTTGGATAATACCGAAGGTTCTGTAAAAATTCGTCAGTCCGTTGACAAAATCCTAACAGACATTAAAGAATTTTCTAGCGTTGCTGGAAAAAACTACGAAGAGACTCGAGTGAAAATCGTTGAAAACTACAACAAAATTTCCGACGAGATCAAATCAAGAATGCCAGAAGGTAAAATTGAATCAGTAAAAGCAAAAATCAACGAAGTTGCTGAATCAATTAAAAAAGCGGGAGCAACTTCAGCGAAAGCTTAA
- a CDS encoding TetR/AcrR family transcriptional regulator, translated as MGRVKCFERTDILDKAIQLFWRKGYADTSLSDLEKATGVNKSGLYSEFKDKDDFFCETLKRFSQSNCYLENLSREPLGWKNIEFFLKSKLTNKGQKGCYFSNTIREYSIIPEEAKRFMEQTQLGVRNAMIENIQATGTEKNPEVLTDMILTFHMGVNLKLNAVEPALLEGEIDTFLAIIK; from the coding sequence ATGGGAAGAGTGAAATGTTTCGAACGAACGGATATTCTGGATAAGGCGATTCAGCTTTTCTGGAGAAAAGGTTACGCAGATACAAGTCTCTCCGACCTGGAAAAAGCGACAGGTGTAAATAAATCCGGGCTCTATTCGGAATTTAAAGATAAGGACGATTTCTTTTGTGAAACACTCAAACGCTTCAGTCAGTCCAATTGTTATTTGGAAAATCTGAGCCGAGAACCTCTAGGTTGGAAAAATATCGAATTTTTCCTCAAATCCAAACTGACCAACAAAGGACAGAAAGGCTGTTATTTTTCCAATACCATACGGGAATATTCCATCATCCCCGAAGAAGCAAAACGTTTTATGGAACAAACCCAGCTGGGTGTTCGAAACGCCATGATCGAAAACATCCAAGCAACAGGGACTGAAAAAAATCCGGAAGTTCTGACCGACATGATTCTCACCTTCCATATGGGGGTGAATTTAAAACTGAATGCAGTCGAACCCGCTCTTTTGGAAGGAGAAATTGATACCTTCCTTGCAATCATCAAATAA
- a CDS encoding SDR family oxidoreductase: MAKLANKVSLVTGGNSGIGLATAKLFHQEGAKVIITARSKETFEKAEKEYGTQFDVIQTDVSKLEDLDRLYSHIKNKYGKLDLLFANAGIAQFQATSDATPEFFDSHYNTNVRGLYFTISKALPLLAKGSSVILNASVLSQKGFAGSSVYSSTKAAVRSFARSWTAEIPVDAVRFNVLSPGPIETPIYDKLGLSGEQVQGMAAGIPIKRFGTSEEMAKIALFLASDDSSYIVGAEIFADGGMGQV, translated from the coding sequence ATGGCAAAATTAGCAAATAAAGTGAGTCTTGTGACTGGCGGAAATTCAGGGATTGGCCTTGCGACTGCGAAACTCTTTCATCAGGAAGGTGCCAAGGTGATCATCACCGCCCGTTCAAAAGAAACCTTTGAAAAAGCGGAAAAAGAATACGGAACGCAGTTTGATGTGATTCAAACCGATGTAAGTAAATTGGAAGACCTAGATCGATTGTACTCTCATATCAAAAACAAATACGGAAAACTGGATTTGCTTTTTGCTAATGCAGGGATTGCACAATTTCAGGCGACAAGTGATGCAACTCCTGAGTTCTTCGATTCTCATTACAATACGAATGTACGTGGGTTGTATTTTACTATTTCTAAAGCATTGCCACTTCTTGCTAAGGGAAGTTCGGTGATCCTGAATGCTTCCGTGTTGAGCCAAAAAGGATTTGCCGGAAGTTCGGTTTATTCCTCAACAAAGGCAGCTGTAAGAAGTTTTGCACGTTCCTGGACGGCGGAAATTCCTGTGGATGCGGTGAGATTTAATGTTCTTTCTCCCGGTCCGATAGAAACTCCTATTTATGATAAACTCGGTCTTTCCGGCGAACAAGTGCAAGGTATGGCAGCGGGTATACCGATCAAACGTTTCGGGACTTCAGAAGAGATGGCGAAGATAGCACTATTTCTCGCAAGCGATGATTCCAGCTATATTGTCGGGGCGGAAATTTTTGCAGACGGTGGAATGGGACAAGTGTAA
- a CDS encoding 2OG-Fe(II) oxygenase, giving the protein MKDINEKIDLLDWKQIRSDMNDKGYASVNGFVSPEICKELIDLYREENLFRKTVIMERYRFGLGEYKYFHYPLPPYIQTIRETIYPHLAEIANEWMNLLGIDTQFPNHWKELQIICGKNLQTKPTVLILKYGQGGFNTLHQDLYGDIFFPLQLVLFLNKPEIDYTGGEFVLTQSIPRAQSKAIVLKPNQGDMLIFTTNFKPQKGLKGHYRVQMKHGVSELRAGERHTLGIIFHDAVT; this is encoded by the coding sequence ATGAAAGATATAAACGAAAAAATCGATCTATTGGATTGGAAACAAATCCGTTCGGACATGAATGATAAAGGTTATGCATCTGTGAATGGATTTGTTTCTCCGGAAATTTGCAAAGAATTGATAGATCTCTACCGTGAAGAAAATTTATTTCGCAAAACAGTGATTATGGAAAGATACAGATTCGGTTTAGGAGAATATAAATACTTTCATTATCCTCTCCCACCCTACATTCAAACCATAAGAGAAACCATCTACCCTCATTTGGCAGAAATTGCAAATGAATGGATGAATCTACTCGGTATCGATACTCAATTTCCAAATCACTGGAAAGAACTTCAAATCATCTGTGGAAAAAACCTACAGACAAAACCTACTGTTTTGATTTTAAAATACGGACAAGGCGGATTCAATACATTGCATCAAGATTTGTACGGAGACATTTTTTTTCCGTTGCAGTTGGTATTGTTTTTGAACAAACCGGAAATCGATTATACAGGTGGTGAATTTGTATTGACCCAAAGTATTCCGAGAGCACAATCAAAGGCGATCGTTTTAAAACCGAACCAAGGTGATATGTTGATCTTTACTACCAATTTCAAACCGCAAAAAGGCCTCAAAGGACACTACAGAGTGCAAATGAAACATGGCGTCAGCGAATTACGAGCCGGAGAAAGACATACTCTGGGAATTATTTTTCACGATGCAGTCACTTAA
- a CDS encoding methylated-DNA--[protein]-cysteine S-methyltransferase — MKEKENIHFHQIKKAIAYIKDHFKEQPSLEKVAEQIHISPFHFQKLFTDWAGVSPKKFLQYITLEHAKKMLKENQASLFDTAFESGLSGTSRLHDLFVSIEGMTPGEYKNGGENLTINYSFAESPFGSLLVASTAKGICYIAFADDEKQALSELKLIFPNAVYKQMVDLIQQNALSIFSQDWKKIEQIKLHLKGTEFQLKVWETLLKIPMGELATYGKIASAIERPTASRAVGTAIGDNPVAFLIPCHRVIQSTGMIGQYHWGSARKTAMIGWEAARTDIQE; from the coding sequence ATGAAAGAGAAAGAAAACATCCACTTCCATCAGATCAAAAAAGCAATTGCCTATATCAAAGATCATTTCAAAGAACAGCCGAGCTTGGAAAAAGTAGCGGAACAAATCCATATCAGCCCTTTTCATTTTCAGAAATTATTTACTGATTGGGCCGGAGTCAGTCCGAAAAAATTCCTTCAATACATCACCCTGGAACATGCAAAAAAGATGTTAAAGGAAAACCAGGCATCTTTGTTCGATACGGCCTTCGAATCGGGACTTTCGGGAACAAGCAGGCTTCATGATTTATTTGTAAGCATAGAAGGTATGACACCCGGAGAATACAAAAACGGCGGAGAAAATTTAACGATCAATTATAGTTTTGCGGAAAGTCCCTTCGGAAGTCTTTTGGTCGCTTCCACTGCGAAAGGAATTTGTTATATAGCCTTTGCCGATGACGAAAAACAAGCGTTATCTGAATTGAAGCTTATTTTCCCCAATGCAGTTTACAAACAAATGGTGGACTTGATCCAACAAAACGCACTGTCTATATTTTCACAAGATTGGAAAAAAATAGAACAAATCAAACTCCATCTCAAAGGAACCGAATTCCAATTGAAAGTGTGGGAAACCTTATTGAAAATTCCCATGGGGGAGCTTGCCACCTATGGAAAAATCGCAAGCGCCATCGAACGCCCTACAGCTTCCAGAGCAGTCGGAACAGCGATCGGTGACAATCCGGTAGCATTTCTAATTCCCTGTCATCGGGTTATCCAATCTACGGGAATGATAGGGCAATACCATTGGGGAAGTGCCCGCAAAACCGCAATGATAGGATGGGAAGCCGCCAGAACAGACATCCAAGAATAG
- a CDS encoding LBF_0142 family lipoprotein, which translates to MQKNPIFFLSIIAFAFSCKLADLRPVIISNSGKNPDLQKKALLLINNPSDTKLVPEDWTKYKQIQFTLKDVWHSRLVKFFTPIKENEQRMKAHIDFEKDTIEVEMLNGQNKGIVYGLVKKDVYQIAPDTGKVFTGEDEVRIYLESLRLYLLLAWKIRDYEILLYSGEMERLGRNYETVYATTVQAEATPDTDQYLAYYERETGAIEWVEFTYRELFSWYKGVIKFGYYEDWNGKLYPRRITILDKFTDVDFVHEIRIERIELPKKPLTEEQIIQEQN; encoded by the coding sequence ATGCAAAAAAATCCGATTTTTTTTCTATCTATCATCGCATTTGCTTTCTCATGCAAGTTAGCTGATCTTCGTCCTGTTATCATTTCTAACTCCGGTAAAAATCCGGATCTCCAAAAAAAAGCTCTCTTACTTATCAATAACCCTTCTGATACGAAATTAGTACCGGAAGATTGGACAAAGTACAAACAAATTCAATTTACTTTGAAAGATGTCTGGCATTCCAGACTCGTAAAGTTTTTCACACCGATCAAAGAAAACGAACAGAGGATGAAAGCCCATATCGATTTTGAAAAAGATACGATCGAAGTAGAAATGTTAAATGGTCAAAACAAAGGGATCGTTTACGGATTGGTAAAAAAAGACGTATATCAAATCGCGCCCGATACCGGAAAAGTATTTACGGGAGAAGATGAAGTTCGTATCTATTTGGAATCTTTGCGATTGTATCTTTTGCTTGCTTGGAAAATTCGGGATTATGAGATTCTTCTTTATTCCGGTGAAATGGAAAGACTGGGAAGAAATTATGAAACCGTTTATGCCACAACCGTTCAAGCGGAAGCCACTCCAGATACCGATCAATACTTGGCGTATTACGAGCGTGAAACCGGCGCTATAGAATGGGTGGAATTTACCTATCGGGAATTATTCAGTTGGTACAAAGGCGTTATTAAATTCGGGTATTATGAAGATTGGAACGGTAAACTTTATCCAAGAAGGATCACCATCTTGGATAAGTTCACTGATGTGGATTTTGTTCATGAGATTCGGATTGAAAGAATCGAACTTCCCAAAAAACCTTTAACAGAGGAACAGATCATCCAAGAACAGAATTGA
- a CDS encoding malic enzyme-like NAD(P)-binding protein yields the protein MKNKALEYHSRFPKGKTKVVPTKPTETSYDLSLAYSPGVAYPCLEIEKSPELVYEYTNRGNLVGIITNGTAVLGLGNIGASAGKPVMEGKAVLFKKFAGIDVFDIEINETDPEKFITIVKSLEPTFGGINLEDIRAPECFEIERTLDAQMSIPVFHDDQHGTAIICTAALINSLELTNKKAQNLKVVINGAGAAAISIAEMLTKIGVEHENIFMVDSRGVINDRRTGLHSSKLPFIRKTSANTLEDIFPGTDLFVGVSVANVVTQAMIKSMANNPMVYALANPDPEISYPDAKAARNDLIMATGRSDYPNQVNNVLGFPFIFRGAMDVRSKVVNMEMKLAAAYALAELTKEPVPKEVAEAYGLDHIEFNHDYIIPKPLDARVLYSVAPAVAEAAVKTGVAQIAYPGREEYKAFLANIMAHQREKLVGLTI from the coding sequence ATGAAAAATAAGGCACTCGAGTACCACTCGCGATTTCCCAAAGGAAAAACGAAAGTCGTACCTACAAAACCGACAGAAACCAGTTATGATCTATCTTTAGCCTATTCCCCGGGTGTTGCCTACCCCTGCCTTGAAATTGAAAAATCTCCCGAACTCGTTTATGAATACACGAACCGGGGAAATTTAGTCGGAATCATTACGAACGGCACAGCAGTCTTAGGACTGGGAAATATAGGTGCCTCTGCCGGGAAGCCGGTGATGGAAGGGAAGGCGGTTCTTTTTAAGAAATTTGCAGGAATCGACGTATTCGATATCGAAATCAACGAAACCGATCCTGAAAAGTTCATCACCATCGTAAAGTCATTGGAACCTACATTCGGCGGGATCAATTTGGAAGACATCCGTGCCCCGGAATGTTTTGAAATCGAAAGAACTTTGGATGCACAGATGTCGATCCCTGTTTTTCATGACGACCAACACGGAACAGCTATTATATGTACTGCTGCACTGATCAATTCACTTGAACTTACAAACAAAAAAGCACAAAATTTAAAAGTAGTGATCAATGGTGCCGGTGCCGCTGCGATCTCGATTGCAGAGATGTTGACTAAGATCGGTGTCGAACATGAAAATATTTTCATGGTGGATTCGCGCGGAGTCATCAATGACAGACGAACCGGTTTACATTCTTCCAAACTTCCTTTTATTCGTAAAACTTCCGCAAATACTCTGGAAGATATTTTTCCGGGAACGGATTTGTTTGTCGGTGTTTCCGTAGCGAATGTTGTAACTCAGGCAATGATAAAGTCCATGGCAAACAACCCTATGGTTTATGCCCTTGCCAATCCGGATCCTGAAATTTCTTATCCCGATGCCAAAGCTGCACGCAATGATTTGATTATGGCAACAGGCAGAAGCGACTATCCCAATCAGGTAAATAATGTACTCGGATTTCCATTTATTTTCCGAGGTGCGATGGATGTTCGTTCCAAAGTAGTGAATATGGAAATGAAGCTTGCCGCAGCATACGCGTTAGCTGAACTAACCAAAGAACCGGTTCCCAAAGAAGTAGCGGAAGCATACGGACTGGATCATATTGAATTTAATCATGATTATATCATTCCAAAACCATTGGATGCACGCGTTCTTTACAGCGTTGCACCTGCGGTTGCGGAAGCAGCGGTGAAAACCGGAGTAGCTCAAATCGCTTATCCGGGCAGGGAAGAGTACAAAGCCTTCCTTGCGAACATCATGGCTCACCAAAGAGAAAAATTAGTCGGCCTGACCATTTAG
- a CDS encoding energy transducer TonB produces MNTVTLPKRSKRQLIHRYIDRYRIETGIGLSALLQLLILLFWFTPKFEGDSLDSLIEEVAFIDNVQIQEPVSESKPTDGDFDLTDKEKLEKKEDPRIAGASDPIVSGATSPVDLTPNTRPEYTTEAKSAGVTGTLTLEVVISDTGEVLRVRSVGKTLGSGLEQAAIATYRSKRFSPSRLEGKAITVKVLVPIRFTLN; encoded by the coding sequence GTGAATACAGTAACCTTACCAAAAAGATCAAAAAGACAGCTCATTCACAGATATATAGATCGTTATCGGATCGAAACAGGGATTGGCCTATCTGCGCTTTTGCAATTGCTCATTCTACTATTTTGGTTCACTCCGAAATTCGAAGGGGATAGTCTGGATAGTCTGATCGAAGAAGTTGCATTTATCGACAATGTGCAAATCCAGGAACCTGTTTCCGAATCCAAACCGACTGACGGGGATTTTGATCTAACGGACAAAGAAAAACTCGAAAAGAAAGAAGACCCTCGCATCGCGGGTGCCTCCGATCCAATCGTATCGGGAGCAACTTCTCCCGTGGATTTAACACCGAATACACGACCGGAATATACTACGGAAGCAAAATCCGCTGGTGTAACCGGAACTCTCACTTTGGAAGTAGTGATTTCGGATACGGGGGAAGTGCTTCGGGTTCGTTCCGTGGGAAAAACCTTAGGATCAGGCTTGGAACAAGCTGCGATCGCAACTTACAGAAGCAAAAGATTTTCTCCTTCCCGACTGGAAGGAAAAGCAATCACAGTAAAAGTATTAGTTCCTATTCGGTTTACTTTAAACTAG